The window GAAAGATGCGCTTCCGGACGTTATCCTTTGCGGCATTAACGACGACCATAACCTCGGAACGGACGTCGTCTACTCCGCGACGGTGAACGCCGCGCTCGAAGGCGTTCTTTTGGGATTCCCGTCTTTCGCGATCTCGATCGGCAAAGAAAACGCGGATGATTTTACCTATCCCGCGCATTTTATCGAAAAAAATCTCGACGCGCTTTTGTCGCTTCGCCGTTCGGACACCGTTTGTTACAGCATCAATTTCCCGTCCAATCGAAAAGAGAAGATCAAAGGCGTCCGTTTCGCGACGCTCGGTCTTCGCAAATTCAGCGATCGCTACGAACTGCGCGAGAATTCGGACGGAAGCGGCTATCTTTTGCTCGGAGAACCTTTGCCTTTGGATAATTCGCCCGAGTCGGACGTCGAACTGATTAAAGAAGGATATATCACCGTAACGCCCGTTCGCATTCAGGACACCGATTTCGAGATCTACGGAAAGATCGGGGAGTGTACTTTATGCTTATAGCGGTCGTAGGCGGCGGAGCGTCGGGAATGATGGCGGCTTTTGCCGCGGCGAAGAACGGCGCGCGCGTTACGCTTTTCGATAAAAACGAAAAACTCGGGAAAAAACTCTTTATTTCCGGAAAAGGCAGATGTAATCTGACGAACGATTCGGAAATTTCCGAACATATGAATAACGTCGTCACCAATCCGCGCTTTCTCTTTTCTTCCTACGGCGCGCTTTCTCCTTTCGATCTTATGAAACTCGTCTCGTCCTACGGAACTCCGCTGAAAACGGAGCGGGGCGGAAGAGTTTTTCCCGTTTCCGATAAATCGTCCGACGTTATAAACGCTTTCAAAAGGATGCTATCGGACGCAAAAGTCGAGATCAAATTGAACGAAGGCGTCAGCAAAATCGAAAAAACAAACGATCGTTTCCATATAAAGACGGAAAAGGGCGAATACGATTTCGATAAAGTCATCCTTTGTACGGGCGGCGCAACCTACCGCGCGACGGGCTCGACGGGAGACGGCTATCGATTCGCGGGCGCTTTCGGGCATACGGTCACGCCGCTCTTTCCGGCTCTTGTCGGGATTCGGGCGGATATCCCCGACGATTTGGCGGGGTTATCTTTAAAAAACGTCGAATTATCCGCATATAAGAAAGGAAAAAAGATCTATTCCGAATTCGGGGAAATGCTCTTTACGCATAGCGGGATTTCGGGGCCGCTCGTCCTGACGCTATCCAGCAAAATCAATAAATTCGATTTGAAAGAGATCAATCTGTCGATCGATTTGAAGCCCGCGCTTACGGAAGAAACGTTGAGCGCGCGTTTGGTTCGCGAATTTTCCGCCGCGCCGAATAAAAGCGTGAAAAACGTTTTCGCTTCCTTGATGCCGCGTTCGCTGATTCCGTTCGTTCTCGATCAAT of the Clostridia bacterium genome contains:
- the surE gene encoding 5'/3'-nucleotidase SurE, yielding MRILIVNDDGIQGAGLHKLAEVFSKRHEVTVVAPHTQQSGFSHSLSFQKTISYAPYNLGLPVRAYSLTGTPCDCVKFAINVLMKDALPDVILCGINDDHNLGTDVVYSATVNAALEGVLLGFPSFAISIGKENADDFTYPAHFIEKNLDALLSLRRSDTVCYSINFPSNRKEKIKGVRFATLGLRKFSDRYELRENSDGSGYLLLGEPLPLDNSPESDVELIKEGYITVTPVRIQDTDFEIYGKIGECTLCL
- a CDS encoding NAD(P)/FAD-dependent oxidoreductase, translating into MLIAVVGGGASGMMAAFAAAKNGARVTLFDKNEKLGKKLFISGKGRCNLTNDSEISEHMNNVVTNPRFLFSSYGALSPFDLMKLVSSYGTPLKTERGGRVFPVSDKSSDVINAFKRMLSDAKVEIKLNEGVSKIEKTNDRFHIKTEKGEYDFDKVILCTGGATYRATGSTGDGYRFAGAFGHTVTPLFPALVGIRADIPDDLAGLSLKNVELSAYKKGKKIYSEFGEMLFTHSGISGPLVLTLSSKINKFDLKEINLSIDLKPALTEETLSARLVREFSAAPNKSVKNVFASLMPRSLIPFVLDQSGVSENKACNEITKKERANLVSVIKKLPIIPNDFEEFNGAIVTSGGVKTSEVDPKDMQSKLVNGLYFAGELLDVDALTGGFNLQIAFSTGYLAGTAAANAC